Part of the Hirundo rustica isolate bHirRus1 chromosome 3, bHirRus1.pri.v3, whole genome shotgun sequence genome, TCATCTGTAAGCATTATGTTCAATAGTAAATACTGCAGGAAAAGGCTCTCTAAATAAACCAAGAGAGTTTCCACATTGAACTGTTTTTTTACTGGGATatgagttaattttcttcacagtggccAGTTTGAGACCGTGTTTCGGActtgtgctgaaaacagaattGATGAAAGCGCAGAGGTGTTTTTGTTATTACAGGGTTTAGAGTGTCAAggtcttttctgcttctcaccccCCACCGGTGAGAAGGCTGAGGGTGCAAAGGAGCTTGGAGGAGACACTGCCAGGACAACTGACCTCAACTGACCCCAGGGGTATCCCATACCATATGCTCATGCTTAGCATATAAAGCTGGAGGAACAAGAAAGAGGAGATGTTCAGAATGATAGTATTTGTCTTCCTAAGTAACCATTGTACATGAAGGAGTCCAGCTTTCCCAGGGCAGAGACGTGGGgcattaattccttgttttgctttgcaggCAGCTTTTTGTTTatctattaaactgtctttatctcaatccATAAATTCTCAGTTTTATTCTTCCAATTATTTTCCCACCtctccaagaaaagaaaaggagtggGCAGCTGTGTGGAGTTCAGTTTCTAGATAGGATTAGGCCACAACATGCAtgagtaaaaagaaaagcagtcaTAGAAGTAGGTTAATTGCCAATATGATCTTGAAATTTAGCCTACAGGAAagattagaaaaagaaaaactacacACATGAACACTTATTTCTACAAAACAGGAaacaatattttagaaaaaagatCTAAGTTTTCTGATTCGTGTTTGTATTTCCAGTTTTCAAAACAGACCTCAAGATGTCAAATATTTAATCAATTTCTCTTTATCATTATCTTccaggatgaaaaaaatctcagactCCTCTTATTTCATTACTGCTTAGATGAACAGATACCCTGATTTCAATAGCAAAAAGCTGCATGCTTCTGAAAATGAACTCAGAAATCTATTTCCTATCTGTGGGCTTATCAGAAAAAACTGCAAACACATCAAAACCAGCACCCTACATCCAATTTACACAGACTACTCTGTGGGTCTCACTGTCAAAGAAGAACATACATAACATTTCTTCTTCTAACAAATTAAAACATGGGATCAGCAACGACAGCTTAAACCACGTGGCTCCACCTTGGAACAGATCATATTCTAGACTGACTTCCATGCCAGTCATACGAAAATACCCTTTTGAAGTAGTAGAGAGCCTagttaataattaaaacagTGATAGCTAATTGACACTACCTTGTGCATGCTTCACTAGAACAAAAGGACCGCACGTGGTTAGGATCAATACGTTAAAGCCACAGAGAACTCGCAACATTCTATCGTGTGTGTACATCTCAGGTGTATACCTACACATCACACACCTCTGACAAAGCACTGACAGATTCCTAGTAAAGTATATTTTCACAACTACAGGATCTATTAAGATCTAGATTAATACACTGCAACAATTATATTCCACAAGATAGTTCAGAAAGACATTTCTGTCTTTCACCATTCCCTGCACCTTGCCAGATGGACGTGAAGCTCTGCTCAGAGGAGCAGAGATAAGTAGATGGTGCTGAATCACCAGGATAAATGTGAAGCCTCATCAGGGAAATTCAGGCAGTGGTTCTTCCAACATCTGCATTTTCAAAATCAGACTTAACACACAAATGACCTAGCAACACACATTTCAGTTTCTATACAATAGAACATACCTCAGCAGAGTGAATTTTACCACTGATAGTCTACATTGTcatagcaaagaaaaaaacccacttgttTCAATTTAAGCTCTTTCAACCAATGCTATTAAGCTCCCCATTACCATGTCAGTGAATTTGTCATTCAGCTGCAGAAGCTTGAAGAACAGACATTGAAAAGATCACCAATCTACCTGTGTTTtacttatttcttttctcttgcttcATTACATACCATATCCAAAAATTACTCTTTAGAACAGATGAACCTCTGATTTTGCAGAGTATAGCTATTTTTCTGGTATGCTGCAATTCTTCAGAATATTGGATTACTGGAATTCATAGTGTTTTTTATTCTTGGTGCCTGCAAATCTACATTTTACAGTGTAAAGTGTAAAGGCAGACAACTGTTCCTAATTAACGTTAAAACTGAGAAGAATGAACTAGCATGGCTTCCACTGACGTGGAATATTGGTCATCCTGCTGTGTCATGAATTCTGGAAGCATCCAAGTCTTTCAGCCAGTCTGACTGATGCTACCAGAACGAGACgcagcacaaacacaaaaccatgGAATTGCTATAAACACTGCATTTGATAGTCAtcattaaaaacacacaaatgcCCTGATATTGCTCAGTATGTCAATAGCTAACTATCCACAGACACAAACATTTGTGAACAGAGACACAATGGTTTGTGAATTATGGAAAATGCTCACATTCTCCAAACAATGGTTTCCTGGGACCAATAAATAACAGTTCTGTGATTGCACAGCTGACAtctttaaattaattctgtgttCAGACATTAACATCCCTCCCACAAATTGAAGGCCCATACATATATAGCAAACAGGCACAGAGTTGGGTACAGCCCCATCATATTCCTCATTCTGTTCTGGATGTGGGACCTAATATTTGGTTACTGAAAAGCTATATTGCACAGCTTGGTATGTTGCTACTTCTAGAAACTGATTTGCCTCTGATTCCATCTGCACAAGAGAAAATACTTCTCTTACTGCTGGGTAACATTCTCACAggtactatttttttttttaattttataccCGTGTGCCCTTAGCAATGTTAGTTTGGGTCACTTTAGCATTTCTGCTTTACATGGCCATAAATGGCACTGTTATACATTAGCATTTTTAACAAGCATTGTAACTAAGTCAAGGTTTAGTTTgagggtattttttttatttcattgttgtCTCACCTTACTGGAACACCACACAGTGATACAGAACACACTGTAGTTTCACAGTCATGGAGACTAACATTGTCCTTAGGTGCTGAGAGCAAAATCTCTTAACAGTGTTGTCTTGCCTGCATTGCTGGCCATTTGCTGCTCATGGTTCAAAGTtatcccagggaaaaaaaatgcagtagcaGACACAAGCTTCCTAATTAGAGGTGACTGCAGAACAACCTCACAGCCCTTCCCCTAAGTTTACCAGGCTATTAGGGCAGCCAGGCATCACAGTGTAAATGGATGTTCCATGCTGTTTCGAAGCTGCTGTCAAACAGGAAACCCAAAATGAACAAACCCCATCAGTGCAGAAAGGCTTACATACCATGGATAATCCTCCTGAGTCAACAGCAAGCTGCTTCCTTGGTCTTAAGGCTCAGCTGTCTGATGAAATTAGCTCCAATATCACAGCATGCAAAGTAACAGAGGGGAGCATTTGGCTCTGTACAGGAACTGGTGTAGAAGCGTGGTAAGATCCATAAGGGTCTGGTAAGACTTAATAGTAAGTTACTACCAGTACCCATACTCATATATTGGTAGCTCCCTAAAGCAAGTCATAACAGTGGCCTATCACTGATTTGAGTCTAGGAAACCTATATAACCATTGTGATAAAACctaaagagaaaacattaaGTGACCAACTTCTAGCTCAAAATCTCATTTACGGCCTATTTTAAACACCTGCCTACATTACTACAAAAACAATGCTCAGTGAGAGTAGGGTTGCATTTTGAGTACATCCTTCCTAAAGGGAGGGACTCCACAGGCAGCTTGTTAAAATACAATCACGTAATTTGAAATAAGGCACCTTTACAGTCCAAACTTGCTCCAACAATGGCTTTCATCTCCTGTTGCTTTGAGGCATTTTCACCTTTTCTAACCCTCTgctcaaaatgcattttaattcttAGGATAACACACTTTATTTCATCAAATAAATATACAGACAACTTAGCTGTTTTCTATAAAGTAACTCTCTCCCCATCCTATAAAACCAACATTGGTAGTCttgaagggagggaggaatcCACCAGTAGCACCacagctaaaatattttatcactaATTCTGGAGCCTTCCCTACATTATCAAGTGGCTAGCCTTTTGTAACACATACAAGCACTAGGAGCTAACAGATTTAACTCATCAATGAATTGACAtttagaacagaaaatgaaaactcacAACCCCCTTTCTAAGCCGTGACTGAGTGAGGAGTAGAACAAACAGCAAACCTCTCCCTTTGTTGCCCTCCATCTGCCCTTGCCCTTTTTAGATGTAAGAATTATATACTAAACATGCATCAAGTGTGTATGTATGCACAGAGGGGTACACAGAGAGTGCACACATTGCCCTCTGCTGACCAGAGCCCAATGCAGTCCAACAGTGttcaacacacacacacgtggTGACACAGGTGAGCTTCAGGGAGTGCTGGACAGGGCAGCACCAGCGCGTGCGTCAATCCCTGGTGTAAGAGACACCTCCTGCAAGTCAGGAATCACCAAGGCTTTTTCAGAACCCAGGTTTAAGGTCTGgggtttctttgcttttttccttctcaccgGGTGATACAGCTGGGAAGTGGGGGCAGGAATCAAATCAACCACATATGCCAGTTGCTTACAACCATCATCTAAAGCTTTTGCTGATTTATGCTGCATTTGTCAGCCTCACAGCTGGGCATTTTAATGCAAtaccagggagctgcagagagggTAGAAGTGGGGGAAGccaagcaggaaaacagaactgACTACTACTTTCAGGTTACCTTATTTGCAAGTCCTTCCCTCTATTATTTTCACAAGTTTTGTCCTTTTCAATGTGAATGCGAACTAGAAACATCAATCAGAggagataaaaataattcttaacaTCTCCCCTCCTCCATCTCCACACTAAATAAACTCCTTCTAAGCATCCACTTCTATGCCTTGAGGGGAAGAACCACTTTAGACCAAAGTTTAGAGACATAGTCTAGACTGGAAAAAGTACAGAGTATCTTTAAATATAGGAAGCAGCTCAGTAAGTTCAACTAAGCTTATGGAGAATCTACACGTTATATAAAGAGTCTGTAAACCACCTTTCTGACTGTGGCTGGCTGTAATGCACTACATTTAAGTACCTACAGATGGACATAAAAGAGATGCAGACTGGGGTTCTTGAagtgggggaagaagaaagttttctgctgttgtttctATACTCACCCAAGGCCCAGTAAGATGCAGATTCCAAAGGCAGAGCACTACTGTAGAGAGCATGGATATACATGAGGTGAATCATCAGCTCAGCCAGGCACCACCAAAAGAAAATACGAATTATGCCCACAATTAAGATGCTGAGATTGGTCTTCACACTGAACGCTTCTTGTCTTCTCATCTAAAGAAGAAATCCAAAGAGGTTACCTGACACAAAACTGACTGCTTTACTCAAAATACTCATCCTGGGAACTTTTGACTACACCATTTGGAAATTCCTGACACACTCTGGAGGGAGACTGGTCTCTCCATTCTCAATCTCAGTAAGCAGCAGAAGCCAACAAGAAGCCAAATGTGAATGCACATTGTACCAAACTGTTCTAAAAAACTGTTGTTAACCTGAACAGAATCCAGACATGAGGCTTTAGTTCCTGCAACTTGACCTCTGGAGATAAtataaaaagattaaataaactACAGCTATGAAGAAGAAGGCTTTCCAAGCAGCAGCCCTTCCAAACACAGGAACAATGACTGCTTACTCTTAAAATATCTCCAGCTTCTACCAACTGCAGAGAATCGATTACTTGAGGACAGTTCTTAATTCTTCTCCCATAGCATTGCCAAAGTCAGCAAGACCTACAGAATGTGCTGAGAAAATGGAAGTGCAAGTTAAATATCAGATAAGGCAAAGTTTGCAGTTGACAGGCTTCTCAAGAAGCTCCAAACTCTTACCTTGCTAACGACAGTAAAAACATTGGTATATTATTATTGTACCACCTTTccacaataaaagagaataGAATCAAAAACAAGAAACATAGGATTGCCTAAAAATTCAGTCATGCGTTATACACCTAATTATTGTGTGCAGCATTTCCTTCTCTAGTCTCTAACCGGCCACCAAAAAATGTACATACAAGAGAAGTTACCAACTTCCCAAGCAGAGTACAGTTAACATGCATGCTCATTTGGAGGGTTCCTTGGTATCAGCTATATGAAAGCTTGGAGACTACAACTTTATCACAGCGATTTGCACAACAGGACTTCAAAGCCATGTCTAGAACTGCTATGCCTTGTTTCAAGCCAGGAATTCAACAAGGCCAGTGACAAAGTGTCAGTGTCACATTTTTGCCTGGAAGTGGATGCCTATTACCAGAACCTGTGTTACACTATTTGGGCCATACAGCAGCTCACTGTCTCCAACTCCAGAATTTCTGCTTCCCAGTGTGCTCAGCAGGAATTCTGATCCCAGTCTCAGCTTCAGTTAAGGGGTGCTGAGAGTGGTCTCTTCCAGCAGCATCAATAAAGACTCTTTGTATTGTGCATTTTGAATCAACTGCTGGGCACTGCATCCCTTGAAACCCTTTTCTGACCTCATCTACCAAGGTAATACCCTCTGCTCAGGTAAGAGCTCTGACAACACCCTTCAGCAAACACCAATAAGAAACACATTAAGGTTGTTCAGTTTGTTCCATCTTCTTCATGGCTTTAACCACACATGCCTGTAAATATTTAAGGAGAACATTCTGCAAATACAGGCATCTCACTATcaatcttcctttttcttcttacaCCAAGAACACATACACGCTCTTTGCATAGTTCTTTGCTGAGCCATATCAGGTGAGCTATCAATTTTCAACGCAAGGCCACCCTGATTTTTCCTATCAGTTATCCCCAAGCTGTTTCCAACTTGGCATCCCATAGGTCATCTGAAACAGTCCTCGGAAAGAAAGCACAACTGTCCCTCTCCTGGGGTACAAGGATTTAGGTGGAATTTAACACACTTCAGAAGCTACAAAACAACAACTAGTAAAAAATATTACCTCAGTTTCTAGGCAAGTCTATGCAGACTTTTCCCACAATATCCAGCCCGAGATAACAACATTCAACCTTGCATCTTCCAAAGCAAATGGAAACAAATGAGCATAGGACTTTTCACTCAAGGATCTACCAGAATCTAGTTTCACTTCCATAAAGTATGTGCTTTGGCTTCAATGGAAAACTCCCAAATATAAACAGAAGCAAGCAATCCCTAGGCTTCTATGCATAAACTGAAAAAGCAGTtttatgttttgaaattttcaCTAATCCTTTGACACAATAATTTTAACTACAGACATAACAGGTTGTGATACCATTTCTTACTCAAGTATGTAAGAAAATATGGAAAGCAATAAGGATGAAAACATGGACTTTTACCATCATGTAAAAAGCAGGCTTGTAAAGAAGCCTGCAAAGGATAAGAAAAGCATTCAATGAAGTTAGTCTTATATTTTAAACAAGCTGCTCCGCTGAAGCAAAGTGCTTCCAGTAAATCATCAGCTGTTTTCACATCAATGTGAGGAAAAATTGGAGTTTTCAGGAATTCCCAACACAATCTATCACCTTTCTGTGACTCTGAAATATGTTTCAGAGTTAATAGCCAGATTATGCTGAAAACATTAGCTTTATTTCACCTGatgaagaagaaagcaaaaagccaGTCCAGCAGCTGCATGCTAAAACTATGAATACTCGCGAAATGTAACAAAGCATGCCACCGGCTCCCTGGTTGAAGGGATGAATCTAATGTGAATAGATTATGTGAAAGAATATCATGTGAAGAAGAACTTGGGGAGACGGGTTTGTCTTAAAAGTTGATATCTAGGGCATTACAAAATTCTTCATGATACGCTCAAAATTGTCACTTTCCTATAGTATTATTTGTTGATTTTATAATAATGTGGTATTTGTTGATTTTATAATTATGTGGAAGACAGCTTTAGGCACCCAAACAGCAACCACTGTTACCTGCTTACTAAATTCATCAAAATTCACAAGGGGTCCATTGTGGAATGTAGGATAGTAAAAGACATATGCCAGCATCCAGGGGAACGAGTGGGATGACTTCTGGGCAGGTGCATGCCAGCAGTACTCCAGGCTGAAGCTAGTGCAGAAGAGGCAGCGGACAGACACAGTGAAGAGCAGCAGATAATACTCATTTTCTGTCTCATACCACTttctctgcaaaacaaaacaaagccagatCACAATGGTGCAATGCTGTGTTTTCTCTAGGGCAAGACAGCAATGTCTACTCACATCTCAGCTTTCGGggtcagcagcagagggaagaaacTAAAGAATAAAGAATAGTATCAGGAATGAGAATCTAAAGTGAACAGCACTAAACACATGAACAACAAGCACTGGCTTTTGATGGAGAAAAGACCTCCAGAGCTACTGCAGCCAGCATAAAGAGACAACAGCTTGATTTCAGAAACATGTTAGCTTTGAAGAACTACGACAGCAGGAGAGCTCTTCttacagaaatgaaacattatCTACTTCAGATTTAGTCCAGTACTACAATATTCAAACCAGTTGGCAACACAATTGATCGCCAAGGGACTACTAGGGCTGAAGCTAGATGTAAAGAGAATCAGTAGCTCCTGAGAAAActtaaggctggaaaaaatgTTACCGAGGATTTATTGAGGGTTTGACACTTGGTATCACACTTGTtgccaacaacaaaaacctatCATCACAAAATATGTGAGGACGTCAGTAAATGTAGCTTGGCTGACTGACAACTTGTATTGCAGTGGGCCCCCTTCTCATCAGAGCAAATCACAAAACTGACCACACCACATGAAGAGATTCTACACACTCATTCCCCCTCCCCCTGAACATCAGGGCAACAACTGTTATAACAAATGTCCAGTTTTTCCCGTTGATCCAATAAAATTTCCTCACAACTGGTCAGCAGTTTTTCCATATCTGTACTGCCCAGAAAAAGCCGCTagatgaaaagcaaaactgagcTTGGTTACAGCTAATTGATGCAAGTAACTCAGCTGGCACAAATCCAAGTGTTGCAGACAGTCTCCCACCCTGCAGAAGTCACAGTGACCACTAAATTCAGGCAGGATCAACTGAGTAACTTCAAACTTAAACTGGCACATTAGAGTGCCAGTGAGATGTGTTTAAAAGAGCACGAGTGAAGTATTATCGTATTCCAACTCTACTGAACATCACTTACACATTAAGGGACATACTTTTATCCCAATGCACTGGCCACCATGATAGAGAAATGTGACTTCTGTAACTGGAGAAGCTCCAGCAGGAGAAACTGCAGTGCAACTGCTTAAGACTTCTTAAACCAACCCCTGCCTATATCAACTGAAGGGACAGTATGCTGCCATAGAGATAGATGCCATTACAGACAAGCACCACCTACTTGTTCTCACATTACCTTGGTTTCTTCCACAGCTGGTATGCGTAAAGTGGACAGAAGGGTAAGGGAGCACAACCACGTCAGGAGTGACTGCTGGAACTGAGCCACAGCAAAGGAAATAGCTGCATGTAACAAAATGACAGCAAAGCCCTTGATTCCTAGTAACAACCAGCAGGCAGTCATTCCATAAGCCATCAAGCACCATGGTTTatactgtcaggaaaaaaaaaaaaaaaaaagttaacaatCTTCAGTTtaattatttctaaagaaaaaaggcaCTCAATACTTGTGCTGCCTACACAGGCTCTGCAGGAGAGACAAACAGTCAACAAGGTGAGGaacacacatgaaaaaaaccacagaaacccAACCATATCCCCAAAAGTGAAAGGGAAGGTGTTTCTGTAGTTGTAGTAGCATCATGTGAAAACCAGGGCCTCCCTAATTTGAAGGACAGCATAACTTCTTCCTATCCTTCCTCAAACTAGCAGGTGTGACACACACAGATCACTTTCCACAATCATGTAATAATTTAGCGATCATGCCAAAATCCAAGCATCCATCACTTTACATACTTTCCTCATAAAGGAACAACTGTGCCCTTCTTATGTGTACAAGACAAACAATGCTGTTTAATGGCTTCCAACAAGGCAGAGGCTTTTAGAGGTCAGAGGCTGAAGTCTCCAAACATTAAGGCAACCAACCCCCCCACAGAATGAGATTTACTACTCTCAGTGACCTCACTGCAAAACTTCCCACGTCCACAGTAACCAAACCCATCAGAAACTCCCTATTGTGAAGAAAATCTCTACATACCTTCTCCACCAAGAGCCTAGACATTTGTGATACCAGCAGGTGACCAGCCAGAAGCCACAGTATACGTTCCCTTCCCCATTCAATCCAGTAGCTCCACTCAAAGTCCATGGGGTCCTGTGGCATGGAGGGAACTGGTCACTATGTGTATCTGGCCATAAGGGACAAAGGAATACCTCTGTGATGCACCAGCTGTGTGGTACCCAACAGAATTCCCACATCTCAGGAACACCATTTCAGCAATCCAGTTGGATCACTTACAGCAGTGAACTCAGATAGCACCATTTTCACTTCCAATGGGGCAAAGTTCAGGAAAACAGAGCTTTAGATGGTGTTGTGCCTCCTCAGCCTCACACTGGTGCTGAAGCTGAGCAActtcagctctcctggaggATTCAGAGAGCAACCCTGCTCTGCCTTAGAAAACCTAGAACTTCAGTGGAAAGGTGCTTTGCTGGAAGAAAAGTTTAACTCCccatttcagcaaagcctagTTGCAATCAGATGGAGTTAGATCAGCTGGAGTTACCTGTGGcaggaaattttatttaaattaggTAAGAGGGATAAGCCAGTGTCCAATACAGAGCCCCACTAAAAGTTCATCTCAACTGCCTTAAAGCTTTCTAGAAAGCACATATCAAGGGTCCATTACCAGCAGTGATGGCAGGCCTAA contains:
- the HHAT gene encoding protein-cysteine N-palmitoyltransferase HHAT isoform X2, giving the protein MLLPAWELCLYGLLTVGSHLYAFYEAHQVSRKYEAAMDRRFGLDPGTLFRGLKKDPMDFEWSYWIEWGRERILWLLAGHLLVSQMSRLLVEKYKPWCLMAYGMTACWLLLGIKGFAVILLHAAISFAVAQFQQSLLTWLCSLTLLSTLRIPAVEETKRKWYETENEYYLLLFTVSVRCLFCTSFSLEYCWHAPAQKSSHSFPWMLAYVFYYPTFHNGPLVNFDEFSKQMRRQEAFSVKTNLSILIVGIIRIFFWWCLAELMIHLMYIHALYSSALPLESASYWALGGLALAQVLFFYVKYLVLYGVPGLLLQMDGLKPPALPCCVSLMHSFTKMWRSFDVGLHRFLVRCEYEWLSLQSHVYGRCFCDLKQIYSCRTQSCKDLQVCLIYAFCVAPFKSVTA